One genomic region from Solwaraspora sp. WMMD792 encodes:
- a CDS encoding stage II sporulation protein M, translating into MGREVTVDLDAYVAEHEPQWRRLEQLVRARRLTVAEVDELVALYQRTATHLSAVRSRSPDPALVARLSRLVLAARARLTRGRGFSWARVGRFFSVGFPRAVFQAAPWWAAVAVAFCTLTGFLMWWVAGNPDSARLLIGDQAAAELAESSFAGYYTRYAAPNFAAQLWAHNAWLAAQCLAAGVLVVPVLYLLWVNALNLGVTGGVMISYDRADVFFGLVTPHGLLELTGVFIAAGVGLRIGGAWIAPPAHLTRGRAVAEAGLSGVLVALGLVLLFAVAGLIEAFVTPAPLPTWLRVAIGFAAWLAFLGYVLILGSRRPADPARQPGDPVQSRPSSFS; encoded by the coding sequence ATGGGACGGGAGGTGACCGTGGACCTCGACGCGTACGTGGCGGAGCACGAGCCCCAGTGGCGACGACTGGAACAGCTCGTGCGTGCGCGGCGACTAACCGTCGCCGAGGTGGACGAGCTGGTCGCGCTCTACCAGCGGACCGCCACCCATCTGTCGGCGGTCCGCAGCCGCTCGCCGGACCCGGCGCTGGTCGCCCGGCTGTCCCGGCTGGTGCTGGCGGCCCGCGCTCGGCTCACCCGGGGTCGGGGATTCTCCTGGGCCCGGGTCGGCCGGTTCTTCAGCGTCGGGTTCCCCCGGGCGGTGTTCCAGGCGGCGCCCTGGTGGGCGGCGGTGGCCGTCGCCTTCTGTACGCTCACCGGCTTTCTGATGTGGTGGGTGGCCGGCAATCCGGACAGCGCCCGGCTGCTGATCGGTGACCAGGCCGCCGCTGAGCTCGCCGAGTCGAGCTTCGCCGGCTACTACACCCGGTACGCGGCACCGAACTTCGCCGCCCAGTTGTGGGCGCACAACGCCTGGCTCGCCGCGCAGTGCCTGGCCGCCGGCGTACTGGTGGTCCCGGTGCTCTACCTACTCTGGGTGAATGCGCTGAACCTCGGGGTCACCGGTGGGGTGATGATCTCGTACGACCGGGCTGACGTCTTCTTCGGACTGGTCACGCCGCACGGTCTGCTGGAGTTGACCGGCGTATTCATCGCTGCCGGCGTGGGGCTGCGGATCGGCGGGGCCTGGATCGCGCCGCCGGCGCACCTGACCCGGGGCCGGGCGGTCGCCGAGGCCGGGCTCTCCGGCGTACTGGTGGCGCTCGGGCTGGTGTTGCTGTTCGCGGTGGCCGGGCTGATCGAGGCCTTCGTCACCCCGGCACCGCTGCCGACCTGGCTGCGGGTCGCGATCGGGTTCGCCGCCTGGCTCGCTTTCCTCGGCTACGTCCTCATCCTCGGCTCCCGGCGCCCCGCTGATCCGGCCCGGCAGCCCGGTGACCCGGTTCAGAGCCGGCCGAGCAGTTTCAGCTGA
- a CDS encoding RDD family protein, with amino-acid sequence MQTTGGGRLVSGEAVEVEVRLARLGSRLLALLVDLVVQALIAVVLAVLAGLLLASMRASIEVDEALGQALLTVGAVLVLVGYPVLCETLNAGRTVGKLAVGIRVVRDDGSPPRFRHSLARALVGVAAEWPGLLLPPLTWLASLVTMVTNRDGKRLGDLAAGTVVVHDRAPAAWGWVPDMPPVLAGWARTLDLSRLDDDLALDVRHLLARGHGFAEPARSDLVRLVTEQVTAVVTPPPPAGVPDWAYLAAVLAERRRRSAQRLARTRAVTAALWPELAAVSPARTSALRPAAPVRAAAPESVAPAQRDGPDWPRGSWPRPPWLGPTAEQPDWTGVRRPPVASTLRTAGARSDRERPPGSPLS; translated from the coding sequence ATGCAGACAACCGGGGGCGGCAGGCTGGTCAGCGGCGAAGCTGTCGAGGTGGAGGTACGGCTGGCCCGGCTCGGCTCGCGGCTACTGGCCCTGCTCGTCGACCTCGTCGTGCAGGCGCTGATCGCGGTGGTGCTGGCGGTCCTGGCCGGGCTGCTGCTCGCGTCGATGCGCGCGTCCATCGAGGTCGACGAGGCGCTCGGGCAGGCCCTGCTCACGGTCGGCGCGGTCCTGGTGCTGGTCGGTTACCCGGTGCTGTGCGAGACGTTGAACGCCGGCCGTACCGTCGGCAAGCTGGCGGTCGGCATCCGGGTGGTACGCGACGACGGCAGCCCGCCACGTTTCCGGCACTCGCTGGCCCGCGCCCTGGTCGGCGTGGCCGCCGAGTGGCCCGGTCTGCTGCTGCCGCCGCTCACCTGGCTGGCCAGCCTGGTGACGATGGTGACCAACCGGGACGGCAAACGCCTCGGGGACCTGGCCGCCGGCACGGTCGTGGTGCACGATCGGGCCCCGGCGGCCTGGGGGTGGGTGCCGGACATGCCGCCGGTGCTCGCTGGTTGGGCCCGTACCCTCGATTTGAGCCGCCTCGACGACGACCTCGCGCTGGACGTACGGCATCTGCTCGCCCGGGGGCACGGGTTCGCCGAACCGGCCCGCTCCGACCTGGTCCGGTTGGTGACCGAACAGGTCACGGCGGTGGTCACTCCCCCGCCGCCGGCCGGTGTCCCGGACTGGGCCTACCTGGCGGCGGTTCTCGCCGAACGCCGTCGCCGGTCGGCGCAGCGACTGGCCCGGACCAGGGCGGTGACCGCCGCGCTCTGGCCGGAACTCGCTGCGGTGAGTCCGGCGCGCACAAGCGCCCTGCGTCCGGCGGCGCCGGTCCGGGCCGCTGCGCCCGAGTCGGTTGCGCCGGCGCAGCGGGACGGACCGGACTGGCCACGCGGCAGCTGGCCGCGGCCACCGTGGCTGGGCCCGACGGCGGAGCAGCCGGACTGGACCGGGGTGCGCCGTCCACCGGTCGCCAGCACGCTGCGCACCGCAGGCGCACGATCCGACCGAGAGCGGCCGCCCGGATCCCCACTGTCGTGA
- a CDS encoding MoxR family ATPase, translating into MRGEVAKAVVGQDAVVTGLVIALLCRGHVLLEGVPGVAKTLLVRAFAAALDLDAKRVQFTPDLMPGDVTGSLIFDPRSAAFTFREGPVFTNLLLADEINRTPPKTQSALLEVMEEHQVSVEGVRRPLPAPFIVAATQNPIEYEGTYPLPEAQLDRFLLKLSVPLPSRNEELGVLRAHHAGFDPADLAAAGVRPVAGAADLAAARRAIGQVRVSEEVFGYIVDLCRATRTAPALALGASPRGTTALLNTAKAWGWLAGRDYVTPDDVKAVTRATLRHRIRLRPEAELEGVTEDAVLESVLGAVPTPR; encoded by the coding sequence CTGCGCGGCGAGGTCGCCAAGGCCGTGGTCGGGCAGGACGCCGTGGTCACCGGTCTGGTCATCGCGCTGCTCTGCCGTGGGCACGTGCTGCTGGAAGGCGTACCCGGCGTCGCCAAGACGCTGCTGGTACGCGCGTTCGCCGCAGCGCTGGATCTGGACGCCAAGCGGGTGCAGTTCACCCCGGACCTGATGCCGGGCGACGTCACCGGGTCACTCATCTTCGATCCACGAAGTGCTGCGTTCACCTTCCGGGAAGGCCCGGTCTTCACCAACCTGCTGCTCGCCGACGAGATCAACCGGACACCACCGAAGACGCAGTCGGCCCTGCTCGAGGTGATGGAGGAGCATCAGGTCTCGGTGGAAGGGGTCCGCCGGCCGCTGCCGGCACCGTTCATCGTGGCCGCCACCCAGAATCCGATCGAGTACGAGGGCACCTACCCGTTGCCGGAGGCGCAGCTCGACCGGTTCCTGCTCAAGTTGTCCGTACCGCTGCCCAGCCGGAACGAGGAACTAGGCGTGCTGCGGGCCCACCACGCCGGCTTCGATCCGGCGGACCTGGCCGCCGCCGGGGTGCGCCCGGTCGCCGGGGCGGCCGACCTGGCTGCGGCCCGCCGGGCCATCGGGCAGGTACGGGTCAGCGAAGAGGTGTTCGGCTACATCGTGGACCTGTGCCGAGCCACCCGGACGGCTCCCGCGCTGGCGCTCGGTGCCTCACCGCGGGGCACCACCGCGCTGCTCAACACCGCCAAGGCGTGGGGGTGGCTGGCCGGCCGCGACTACGTCACACCGGACGACGTGAAGGCGGTCACCCGGGCCACCCTGCGGCACCGGATCCGGCTCCGGCCGGAGGCGGAACTGGAGGGGGTAACCGAGGACGCCGTACTCGAATCGGTGCTCGGCGCCGTCCCGACGCCACGGTGA
- a CDS encoding DUF58 domain-containing protein, with amino-acid sequence MLTWRAAVLLGAGAVTLPWWPRPWLGLVIVTGSVALLALIDLALAAPLSALELRRDGDRTSWFGTAATVTLRLHNGSRRRLRAEVRDAWTPSAGAAPAESAGTDSADRAGTAASPAGAVGGGPIWRVRLAPGATAALPAALTPTRRGDRRAVEVTVRSTGPLGLAFRQRRRRPATPQWTLRVLPRFDSRQLLPEKLARLRVIDGMRATRGRGQGTEFDNLREYVVGDDVRSIDWRASARRSDVLVRTWRPERDRRVVFVLDTGRTSAVRVADQPRLDVAIDAALLLATLAHRAGDRFDLLAVDTKVRARIWGASRQTLLPRLVAELAALQPALVETDHELMVGEVLRRETRRSLVVLCTALEPAALGDGLLPVLPRLVARHQVVVAAVGDPAVPAVANGPVRDVADAYLAASAAQTRAERDRVGGALRRHGVPVLDAAAPSFAGRLADLYLQLKLLGRL; translated from the coding sequence GTGCTGACCTGGCGGGCGGCGGTGCTGCTCGGGGCCGGCGCGGTGACCCTGCCGTGGTGGCCGCGGCCATGGCTGGGTCTGGTGATCGTCACCGGATCGGTGGCCCTGCTCGCACTGATCGACCTGGCGTTGGCCGCTCCGCTGAGCGCGCTGGAGCTGCGCCGCGACGGCGACCGGACCAGTTGGTTCGGCACTGCGGCGACGGTGACGTTGCGGCTGCACAACGGCTCCCGACGACGGCTGCGGGCCGAGGTCCGCGACGCCTGGACCCCGTCGGCCGGCGCCGCCCCCGCCGAGAGCGCCGGCACCGATTCCGCCGATCGCGCCGGCACCGCCGCTAGCCCTGCCGGCGCCGTCGGCGGTGGACCCATCTGGCGGGTACGGCTGGCACCGGGAGCCACCGCCGCACTGCCCGCCGCACTCACTCCGACTCGTCGCGGCGACCGCCGCGCCGTCGAGGTGACCGTTCGGTCCACCGGCCCACTCGGGCTGGCGTTCCGGCAGCGACGCCGCCGGCCGGCCACCCCGCAGTGGACGCTGCGGGTGCTGCCCCGCTTCGACTCCCGGCAGCTGTTACCGGAGAAGCTGGCCCGGCTGCGGGTGATCGACGGCATGCGGGCGACCCGGGGACGGGGGCAGGGCACCGAGTTCGACAACCTGCGCGAGTACGTGGTCGGCGACGACGTACGGTCGATCGACTGGCGGGCCAGCGCCCGGCGCTCCGACGTACTGGTCCGGACCTGGCGTCCGGAGCGGGACCGGCGGGTGGTGTTCGTCCTGGACACCGGGCGCACGTCGGCGGTCCGCGTCGCGGACCAGCCCCGGCTGGACGTGGCGATCGACGCCGCGCTGCTGCTGGCCACGCTGGCGCACCGGGCCGGTGACCGATTCGACCTGCTGGCGGTGGACACGAAGGTCCGGGCGCGGATCTGGGGTGCGAGCCGACAGACCCTGCTGCCTCGGTTGGTCGCCGAACTGGCGGCGCTGCAACCGGCGCTGGTGGAAACGGACCACGAACTGATGGTCGGTGAGGTGCTCCGCCGGGAGACTCGCCGGTCCCTGGTGGTGCTCTGCACCGCGCTGGAGCCGGCGGCGCTCGGCGACGGACTGCTGCCGGTACTGCCCCGGCTCGTCGCCCGGCACCAGGTGGTGGTGGCCGCAGTCGGGGATCCGGCGGTGCCGGCCGTCGCCAACGGGCCGGTGCGCGACGTCGCCGACGCGTACCTGGCCGCATCGGCAGCACAGACCAGGGCCGAGCGGGACCGGGTCGGTGGTGCGCTGCGTCGGCACGGTGTCCCGGTGCTGGACGCGGCCGCGCCGAGCTTCGCCGGCCGGCTCGCCGACCTCTACCTTCAGCTGAAACTGCTCGGCCGGCTCTGA